The sequence CGATCCGAGATAGACTGGCTTAGGCTTCGGATCTCCGGGCTTACTTCGTTTCGATTCAATACCTAGCGGATAAAAATGGCGACGCCAATTAAAAACGTTTTCTATGGAGCGCTCGACGCGGTAACGCTTTATCGCGGCGTTCCCCGAACGATCGGCAGCGAACGCGTGCTGTTTCCTGCAAAGTGGAGCAGGTATTATGAATCTGATTATGAGCCGGAGACGTTTCGATTTTTTAGGGCGAATCTAAAGCCGGGCGATACTGTTCTCGATATCGGCGCCCATATTGGTTTGTTTTCGGTCGTTACGTCGAGACTGGTTGGCGAGACGGGTAAGGTCTATGCATTTGAACCGACTCCGTTTACGCGAGGCGTCCTCGGTGAAGTTGTAAAGTTGAATGGCTGCGACCAAAACGTTGAGATCCGTCCCGAGGCGGTTTCGGATAAGAAAGGAACTGCCTACTTTTTCGATACTGGTACGGAGGTTTCGAATGCCAATTCACTCGTTGAAACCGGTCGCAGCAAAGAGAAGATCGAGGTCCCGATGATCTCGGTCGATCAGTTCGTTTCGGAAAGAGGCCTCACCGTCAATTGCTTGAAGATCGACGTCGAAGGAGCGGAGCTAGATCTTTTGAAAGGAGCACGGAAAGTCTTGACCGAGCAACGGCCTGTCGCGAGACTAGGTTTGCATCCGGAGTTCATGGCCGCAAATGGGCACACGCTTGAGATGATCTGGGACCTAGTTAAACATTACAGATACCGGCCCGACTACAATGGCTCAGCGATCACGAAACAGGAATTCTGTTCGCAGCCAACTCTTTTCGACGTAAACCTTTTCCCGATTCAATAAATGCCTTCGGACAAGGAAATCATGGTCTGCCAAGTTGTCTCATATTCGGCAGACTCAGAGTATCTGCGGAATCTTGGCCTTGGCCTTGCGGGAAAGGGTGTCTCGCAGCTTTGGGTAACGCTTTTCGATTCCGGAAAAGAGCAGCCTGCTTGGATCAATGAGGCAAAGAACGTGGAATATCTTTGCCTCGGCGCGAGGAGCCGATATGGCTTCCCATTTGCCGCTCTACGGTTGGCAACGAAACTCCGTCAAGGGAAGTTCAATATAGTTCAAACACATCTTTACGAAGCAAGCCTCGTCGGATTACTTGCAGGAAAATTGGCCGGGACGCATGTAAAGGTCCTGACACGCCATCATCTTGATCAAGCGCTTCTGATCGGGAAGAGCCTCCCTATTTATATCGATAAATGGGAGGCAAGAACTGCCGACCATATCGTAACTTTGGGCGGAGCAGTCAA comes from Acidobacteriota bacterium and encodes:
- a CDS encoding FkbM family methyltransferase, with amino-acid sequence MATPIKNVFYGALDAVTLYRGVPRTIGSERVLFPAKWSRYYESDYEPETFRFFRANLKPGDTVLDIGAHIGLFSVVTSRLVGETGKVYAFEPTPFTRGVLGEVVKLNGCDQNVEIRPEAVSDKKGTAYFFDTGTEVSNANSLVETGRSKEKIEVPMISVDQFVSERGLTVNCLKIDVEGAELDLLKGARKVLTEQRPVARLGLHPEFMAANGHTLEMIWDLVKHYRYRPDYNGSAITKQEFCSQPTLFDVNLFPIQ